The following proteins are encoded in a genomic region of Cricetulus griseus strain 17A/GY chromosome 7, alternate assembly CriGri-PICRH-1.0, whole genome shotgun sequence:
- the Senp3 gene encoding sentrin-specific protease 3 → MKETIQGTGSWGPEPPGPGTTYSNPRRERLRWPLPPKPRLKSGGGFGPDPGSGTTVPTRRLPAPRPSFDASASEEEEEEEEEEEDEEEEVAAWRLPPRWGQLGASQRSRPLRPSHRKSCSQRRRRAMRAFQMLLYSKSTSLTFHWKLWGRHRGRRRNLTHTKNHLSPQEGGATPQVPSPCCRFDSPRGPPPPRLGLLGALMAEDGMRRSPPVPSGPPMEEDGLRWTPKSPLDPDSGLLSCTLPNGFGGLTGPEGERSLAPPDASILISNVCSIGDHVAQELFQSSDLGTSEEAERTGEKAGQHSPLREEHVTCVQSILDEFLQTYGSLIPLSTDEVVEKLEDIFQQEFSTPSRKSLVLQLIQSYQRMPGNAMVRGFRVSYKRHVLTMDDLGTLYGQNWLNDQVMNMYGDLVMDTVPEKVHFFNSFFYDKLRTKGYDGVKRWTKNVDIFNKELLLIPIHLEVHWSLISVDVRRRTITYFDSQRTLNRRCPKHIAKYLQAEAVKKDRLDFHQGWTGYFKMNVARQNNDSDCGAFVLQYCKHLALSQPFSFTQQDMPKLRRQIYKELCHCKLTV, encoded by the exons ATGAAAGAGACTATACAAGGGACCGGGTcttgggggcctgagcctccgggacCCGGCACCACTTATTCAAACCCCAGACGAGAACGTCTTCGATGGCCTCTGCCCCCTAAGCCCCGGCTCAAGTCAGGTGGCGGTTTTGGGCCGGATCCTGGGTCAGGGACCACAGTGCCAACTAGACGCCTCCCTGCCCCTCGTCCTTCTTTTGATGCCTCAGCtagtgaagaagaggaagaggaggaggaggaggaggaagatgaagaggaggaagtagCAGCTTGGAGACTACCCCCTAGATGGGGCCAGCTAGGGGCCTCCCAGCGTTCTCGCCCTCTCCGACCCTCTCATAGAAAATCCTGCTCACAGCGCCGGCGCCGAGCCATGAGAGCCTTCCAGATGCTGCTCTACTCAAAAAGCACCTCGTTGACATTCCACTGGAAGCTTTGGGGGCGCCACCGAGGCCGGCGGCGGAACCTCACACACACCAAGAACCATCTCTCACCCCAGGAAGGGGGTGCAACGCCACAGGTGCCATCACCCTGCTGTCGTTTTGATTCCCCCCGGGGACCACCTCCTCCCCGGCTGGGTCTGCTAGGTGCTCTCATGGCTGAGGACGGGATGAGAAGGTCACCACCTGTGCCCTCTGGGCCCCCCATGGAGGAAGATGGACTAAGGTGGACCCCAAAGTCTCCTCTGGATCCCGACTCTG GCCTCCTTTCATGTACTCTGCCTAATGGTTTTGGGGGACTGACTGGTCCTGAAGGGGAGCGCAGCCTGGCACCCCCTGATGCCAGCATACTCATCAGCAATGTGTGCAGCATTGGGGACCATGTGGCTCAGGAACTTTTTCAGAGCTCTGACTTGGGCACTTCAGAAGAGGCAGAGCGGACTGGGGAGAAAGCTGGCCAACACAGCCCCCTGCGGGAGGAACATGTGACCTGCGTGCAGA GTATCTTAGATGAATTCCTTCAAACTTACGGTAGCCTCATCCCCCTCAGTACTGATGAAGTTGTAGAGAAATTGGAGGACATTTTCCAACAGGAGTTCTCTACACCCTCCAG GAAGAGCCTGGTGCTGCAGCTGATCCAGTCCTACCAGCGCATGCCAGGCAATGCCATGGTAAGGGGCTTCCGGGTGTCCTATAAACGACATGTGCTCACCATGGATGATTTGGGGACCTTATATGGACAGAACTGGCTCAATGACCAG GTGATGAACATGTATGGAGATCTAGTCATGGACACAGTCCCAGAAAAG GTGCATTTCTTCAACAGTTTCTTCTATGATAAACTTCGTACCAAGGGTTATGATGGGGTGAAAAGGTGGACCAAAAAT GTGGACATCTTCAATAAGGAACTACTGCTAATCCCCATCCACCTGGAGGTGCACTGGTCCCTTATCTCTGTTGATGTGAGGCGACGCACCATCACCTATTTTGACTCACAGCGCACTCTAAACCGCCGCTGCCCTAAG CATATTGCCAAGTATCTACAGGCAGAGGCAGTAAAAAAAGATCGATTGGATTTCCACCAGGGCTGGACAGGTTACTTCAAAATG AATGTGGCCAGGCAGAATAATGACAGTGACTGTGGTGCCTTTGTGTTACAG TACTGCAAGCACCTGGCCCTGTCTCAGCCATTCAGCTTCACCCAGCAGGACATGCCCAAACTTCGACGGCAGATCTACAAGGAACTGTGTCACTGCAAACTCACTGTGTGA
- the LOC100758527 gene encoding tumor necrosis factor ligand superfamily member 12 isoform X7: MAARRSQRRRGRRGEPGTALLAPLVLSLGLALACLGLLLVVVSLGSWATLSAQQEPSQEELTAEDHQEPPELNPQTEGSQDGVPFLERLVRPRRSAPKGRKVRARRAIAAHYEVHPRPGQEGAQAELQSLRKEVSRLQRSGGPSQKRGESPWQSLWDQVLFHDVTFTMGQVVSRESQGSQETLFRCIRSMPSDPDRAYNSCYSAGVFHLHQGDILTVKIPRANAKLSLSPHGTFLGFVKL, from the exons ATGGCCGCCCGTCGGAGCCAGAGGCGGAGGGGGCGCCGGGGGGAGCCGGGCACCGCCCTGCTGGCCCCGCTGGTGCTGAGCCTGGGCCTGGCGCtggcctgccttggcctcctgctgGTCGTGGTCAGCCTGGGGAGTTGGGCAACGCTGTCTGCCCAG cAGGAGCCTTCTCAGGAGGAGCTGACAGCAGAGGACCACCAGGAGCCCCCT GAACTGAATCCCCAGACAGAGGGAAGCCAGGACGGGGTGCCTTTCTTGGAACGACTAGTCCGGCCTCGAAGAAGTG CTCCTAAGGGCCGGAAAGTGCGAGCTCGAAGAGCTATCGCAGCCCATTATGAAG TTCATCCACGgccaggacaggagggagcacAGGCAG AACTGCAAAGCCTGAGGAAGGAGGTGAGCCGGCTGCAGCGGAGTGGAGGGCCTTCCCAGAAGCGTGGAGAATCTCCATGGCAGAGCCTCTGGGACCAG GTCCTGTTTCATGATGTGACTTTCACCATGGGTCAGGTGGTTTCTCGGGAAAGCCAAGGGAGCCAGGAGACTCTATTCCGATGTATCCGAAGTATGCCCTCGGATCCTGACCGTGCCTACAATAGCTGCTACAGTGCAG gTGTCTTTCATTTACATCAAGGGGATATTCTCACTGTCAAAATTCCACGGGCAAATGCAAAACTTAGCCTTTCTCCGCACGGAACCTTCCTGGGGTTTGTCAAACTATGA
- the LOC100758527 gene encoding tumor necrosis factor ligand superfamily member 13 isoform X4 produces MAARRSQRRRGRRGEPGTALLAPLVLSLGLALACLGLLLVVVSLGSWATLSAQQEPSQEELTAEDHQEPPELNPQTEGSQDGVPFLERLVRPRRSAPKGRKVRARRAIAAHYEVHPRPGQEGAQAELQSLRKEVSRLQRSGGPSQKRGESPWQSLWDQSPDVLEAWEDGEKSRRRRAVLTQRRKMDSDVTEVMWQPALRRGRGLEAQGYVVRVWDTGIYLLYSQVLFHDVTFTMGQVVSRESQGSQETLFRCIRSMPSDPDRAYNSCYSAGVFHLHQGDILTVKIPRANAKLSLSPHGTFLGFVKL; encoded by the exons ATGGCCGCCCGTCGGAGCCAGAGGCGGAGGGGGCGCCGGGGGGAGCCGGGCACCGCCCTGCTGGCCCCGCTGGTGCTGAGCCTGGGCCTGGCGCtggcctgccttggcctcctgctgGTCGTGGTCAGCCTGGGGAGTTGGGCAACGCTGTCTGCCCAG cAGGAGCCTTCTCAGGAGGAGCTGACAGCAGAGGACCACCAGGAGCCCCCT GAACTGAATCCCCAGACAGAGGGAAGCCAGGACGGGGTGCCTTTCTTGGAACGACTAGTCCGGCCTCGAAGAAGTG CTCCTAAGGGCCGGAAAGTGCGAGCTCGAAGAGCTATCGCAGCCCATTATGAAG TTCATCCACGgccaggacaggagggagcacAGGCAG AACTGCAAAGCCTGAGGAAGGAGGTGAGCCGGCTGCAGCGGAGTGGAGGGCCTTCCCAGAAGCGTGGAGAATCTCCATGGCAGAGCCTCTGGGACCAG AGCCCTGATGTCCTGGAAgcctgggaggatggggagaaatCTAGGAGAAGGAGAGCAGTGCTCACCCAGAGGCGCAAGA TGGACTCTGATGTGACAGAGGTGATGTGGCAACCAGCTCTCAGGCGTGGGAGAGGCCTGGAGGCCCAAGGATACGTTGTCCGAGTCTGGGACACTGGAATTTATCTGCTATATAGCCAG GTCCTGTTTCATGATGTGACTTTCACCATGGGTCAGGTGGTTTCTCGGGAAAGCCAAGGGAGCCAGGAGACTCTATTCCGATGTATCCGAAGTATGCCCTCGGATCCTGACCGTGCCTACAATAGCTGCTACAGTGCAG gTGTCTTTCATTTACATCAAGGGGATATTCTCACTGTCAAAATTCCACGGGCAAATGCAAAACTTAGCCTTTCTCCGCACGGAACCTTCCTGGGGTTTGTCAAACTATGA
- the LOC100758527 gene encoding tumor necrosis factor ligand superfamily member 13 isoform X2, producing the protein MAARRSQRRRGRRGEPGTALLAPLVLSLGLALACLGLLLVVVSLGSWATLSAQQEPSQEELTAEDHQEPPELNPQTEGSQDGVPFLERLVRPRRSAPKGRKVRARRAIAAHYEVHPRPGQEGAQAELQSLRKEVSRLQRSGGPSQKRGESPWQSLWDQSPDVLEAWEDGEKSRRRRAVLTQRRKKKHSVLHLVPINFTSKVDSDVTEVMWQPALRRGRGLEAQGYVVRVWDTGIYLLYSQVLFHDVTFTMGQVVSRESQGSQETLFRCIRSMPSDPDRAYNSCYSAGVFHLHQGDILTVKIPRANAKLSLSPHGTFLGFVKL; encoded by the exons ATGGCCGCCCGTCGGAGCCAGAGGCGGAGGGGGCGCCGGGGGGAGCCGGGCACCGCCCTGCTGGCCCCGCTGGTGCTGAGCCTGGGCCTGGCGCtggcctgccttggcctcctgctgGTCGTGGTCAGCCTGGGGAGTTGGGCAACGCTGTCTGCCCAG cAGGAGCCTTCTCAGGAGGAGCTGACAGCAGAGGACCACCAGGAGCCCCCT GAACTGAATCCCCAGACAGAGGGAAGCCAGGACGGGGTGCCTTTCTTGGAACGACTAGTCCGGCCTCGAAGAAGTG CTCCTAAGGGCCGGAAAGTGCGAGCTCGAAGAGCTATCGCAGCCCATTATGAAG TTCATCCACGgccaggacaggagggagcacAGGCAG AACTGCAAAGCCTGAGGAAGGAGGTGAGCCGGCTGCAGCGGAGTGGAGGGCCTTCCCAGAAGCGTGGAGAATCTCCATGGCAGAGCCTCTGGGACCAG AGCCCTGATGTCCTGGAAgcctgggaggatggggagaaatCTAGGAGAAGGAGAGCAGTGCTCACCCAGAGGCGCAAGA AGAAGCACTCAGTTCTGCATCTTGTTCCCATTAACTTTACCTCCAAGG TGGACTCTGATGTGACAGAGGTGATGTGGCAACCAGCTCTCAGGCGTGGGAGAGGCCTGGAGGCCCAAGGATACGTTGTCCGAGTCTGGGACACTGGAATTTATCTGCTATATAGCCAG GTCCTGTTTCATGATGTGACTTTCACCATGGGTCAGGTGGTTTCTCGGGAAAGCCAAGGGAGCCAGGAGACTCTATTCCGATGTATCCGAAGTATGCCCTCGGATCCTGACCGTGCCTACAATAGCTGCTACAGTGCAG gTGTCTTTCATTTACATCAAGGGGATATTCTCACTGTCAAAATTCCACGGGCAAATGCAAAACTTAGCCTTTCTCCGCACGGAACCTTCCTGGGGTTTGTCAAACTATGA
- the LOC100758527 gene encoding tumor necrosis factor ligand superfamily member 13 isoform X3 has protein sequence MAARRSQRRRGRRGEPGTALLAPLVLSLGLALACLGLLLVVVSLGSWATLSAQEPSQEELTAEDHQEPPELNPQTEGSQDGVPFLERLVRPRRSAPKGRKVRARRAIAAHYEVHPRPGQEGAQAELQSLRKEVSRLQRSGGPSQKRGESPWQSLWDQSPDVLEAWEDGEKSRRRRAVLTQRRKKKHSVLHLVPINFTSKVDSDVTEVMWQPALRRGRGLEAQGYVVRVWDTGIYLLYSQVLFHDVTFTMGQVVSRESQGSQETLFRCIRSMPSDPDRAYNSCYSAGVFHLHQGDILTVKIPRANAKLSLSPHGTFLGFVKL, from the exons ATGGCCGCCCGTCGGAGCCAGAGGCGGAGGGGGCGCCGGGGGGAGCCGGGCACCGCCCTGCTGGCCCCGCTGGTGCTGAGCCTGGGCCTGGCGCtggcctgccttggcctcctgctgGTCGTGGTCAGCCTGGGGAGTTGGGCAACGCTGTCTGCCCAG GAGCCTTCTCAGGAGGAGCTGACAGCAGAGGACCACCAGGAGCCCCCT GAACTGAATCCCCAGACAGAGGGAAGCCAGGACGGGGTGCCTTTCTTGGAACGACTAGTCCGGCCTCGAAGAAGTG CTCCTAAGGGCCGGAAAGTGCGAGCTCGAAGAGCTATCGCAGCCCATTATGAAG TTCATCCACGgccaggacaggagggagcacAGGCAG AACTGCAAAGCCTGAGGAAGGAGGTGAGCCGGCTGCAGCGGAGTGGAGGGCCTTCCCAGAAGCGTGGAGAATCTCCATGGCAGAGCCTCTGGGACCAG AGCCCTGATGTCCTGGAAgcctgggaggatggggagaaatCTAGGAGAAGGAGAGCAGTGCTCACCCAGAGGCGCAAGA AGAAGCACTCAGTTCTGCATCTTGTTCCCATTAACTTTACCTCCAAGG TGGACTCTGATGTGACAGAGGTGATGTGGCAACCAGCTCTCAGGCGTGGGAGAGGCCTGGAGGCCCAAGGATACGTTGTCCGAGTCTGGGACACTGGAATTTATCTGCTATATAGCCAG GTCCTGTTTCATGATGTGACTTTCACCATGGGTCAGGTGGTTTCTCGGGAAAGCCAAGGGAGCCAGGAGACTCTATTCCGATGTATCCGAAGTATGCCCTCGGATCCTGACCGTGCCTACAATAGCTGCTACAGTGCAG gTGTCTTTCATTTACATCAAGGGGATATTCTCACTGTCAAAATTCCACGGGCAAATGCAAAACTTAGCCTTTCTCCGCACGGAACCTTCCTGGGGTTTGTCAAACTATGA
- the LOC100758527 gene encoding tumor necrosis factor ligand superfamily member 12 isoform X5 yields the protein MAARRSQRRRGRRGEPGTALLAPLVLSLGLALACLGLLLVVVSLGSWATLSAQQEPSQEELTAEDHQEPPELNPQTEGSQDGVPFLERLVRPRRSAPKGRKVRARRAIAAHYEVHPRPGQEGAQAGVDGTVSGWEEAKINSSSPLRYDRQIGEFTVVRAGLYYLYCQVHFDEGKAVYLKLDLLVDGVLALRCLEEFSATAASSPGPQLRLCQVSGLLPLRPGASLRIRTLPWAHLKAAPFLTYFGLFQVH from the exons ATGGCCGCCCGTCGGAGCCAGAGGCGGAGGGGGCGCCGGGGGGAGCCGGGCACCGCCCTGCTGGCCCCGCTGGTGCTGAGCCTGGGCCTGGCGCtggcctgccttggcctcctgctgGTCGTGGTCAGCCTGGGGAGTTGGGCAACGCTGTCTGCCCAG cAGGAGCCTTCTCAGGAGGAGCTGACAGCAGAGGACCACCAGGAGCCCCCT GAACTGAATCCCCAGACAGAGGGAAGCCAGGACGGGGTGCCTTTCTTGGAACGACTAGTCCGGCCTCGAAGAAGTG CTCCTAAGGGCCGGAAAGTGCGAGCTCGAAGAGCTATCGCAGCCCATTATGAAG TTCATCCACGgccaggacaggagggagcacAGGCAG GTGTGGATGGGACAGTGAGTGGCTGGGAAGAGGCCAAAATAAACAGCTCCAGCCCTCTGCGCTATGACCGCCAGATTGGGGAATTTACAGTCGTCAGGGCTGGGCTCTACTACCTTTACTGTCAG GTGCACTTTGATGAGGGGAAGGCCGTCTACCTGAAACTGGACTTGCTGGTGGATGGTGTGCTGGCCTTGCGCTGCTTGGAGGAGTTCTCGGCTACAGCAGCAAGCTCCCCTGGACCCCAGCTCCGCCTGTGCCAGGTGTCCGGGCTGCTGCCCCTACGGCCAGGGGCTTCCCTTCGGATCCGTACTCTCCCCTGGGCTCATCTTAAGGCTGCCCCCTTCCTTACCTACTTTGGACTCTTTCAAGTTCACTGA
- the LOC100758527 gene encoding tumor necrosis factor ligand superfamily member 12 isoform X6: MAARRSQRRRGRRGEPGTALLAPLVLSLGLALACLGLLLVVVSLGSWATLSAQEPSQEELTAEDHQEPPELNPQTEGSQDGVPFLERLVRPRRSAPKGRKVRARRAIAAHYEVHPRPGQEGAQAGVDGTVSGWEEAKINSSSPLRYDRQIGEFTVVRAGLYYLYCQVHFDEGKAVYLKLDLLVDGVLALRCLEEFSATAASSPGPQLRLCQVSGLLPLRPGASLRIRTLPWAHLKAAPFLTYFGLFQVH, encoded by the exons ATGGCCGCCCGTCGGAGCCAGAGGCGGAGGGGGCGCCGGGGGGAGCCGGGCACCGCCCTGCTGGCCCCGCTGGTGCTGAGCCTGGGCCTGGCGCtggcctgccttggcctcctgctgGTCGTGGTCAGCCTGGGGAGTTGGGCAACGCTGTCTGCCCAG GAGCCTTCTCAGGAGGAGCTGACAGCAGAGGACCACCAGGAGCCCCCT GAACTGAATCCCCAGACAGAGGGAAGCCAGGACGGGGTGCCTTTCTTGGAACGACTAGTCCGGCCTCGAAGAAGTG CTCCTAAGGGCCGGAAAGTGCGAGCTCGAAGAGCTATCGCAGCCCATTATGAAG TTCATCCACGgccaggacaggagggagcacAGGCAG GTGTGGATGGGACAGTGAGTGGCTGGGAAGAGGCCAAAATAAACAGCTCCAGCCCTCTGCGCTATGACCGCCAGATTGGGGAATTTACAGTCGTCAGGGCTGGGCTCTACTACCTTTACTGTCAG GTGCACTTTGATGAGGGGAAGGCCGTCTACCTGAAACTGGACTTGCTGGTGGATGGTGTGCTGGCCTTGCGCTGCTTGGAGGAGTTCTCGGCTACAGCAGCAAGCTCCCCTGGACCCCAGCTCCGCCTGTGCCAGGTGTCCGGGCTGCTGCCCCTACGGCCAGGGGCTTCCCTTCGGATCCGTACTCTCCCCTGGGCTCATCTTAAGGCTGCCCCCTTCCTTACCTACTTTGGACTCTTTCAAGTTCACTGA